From Salmo salar chromosome ssa09, Ssal_v3.1, whole genome shotgun sequence:
tctctgtttattatctatgcatagtcactttaactcaacctacatgactaaccagtgcccctgcacattgactctgtaccggtaccccctgtaaaaaGCCACGCTAttgtttttttactgctgctctttaattatttgttacttttattttttacttaacacttatttttcttaactgtattgttggttatgggcttgtaagtaagcatttcactgtaaggtgtacacctgttgtattcggcgcatgtgacaaatacaattttatttggctATGGTGTTCACTACCTGAAAGGGCCATTGTTCACAGCTTTCTTTGCAAAGATTTCTACCACCTCTGTGCCAGTCAGAGGCTCTCTGTGCTTGGCATCttttcttctgtctctgtcttgatCAGCCATCTTTACCCGGGACACGTCTCCATGATCTGTAAAGCTGAATCAACAATGGACACCACAATACTAAATGTTCTATCTGAATTTTTTGGAAAGACCACTGTCACATTTGAACACAAGTGAAATGAAGCAGCAAACACACATGCTCACTGCTTAACCTACTTGTCCAGTGCAGATTCCTCAAATGACACTGGAGTAGCTTTGACAGCGATATCAGTCCCCAGCACTGAAGCAATCAGACGAGGTCCCTCCATCCACAGTGACTTCCCCAATGCCACCTCAAGACCCACTTCTGCCACTAGGCGAGGGAGATCCACCATGGACAGAGGAGTGAGAGCAGGGGAGATGTTTCCAGTGCTGAGGGCTCAACCTGGCTTGGGCTTATACATGAAGGCTGGTGAGGAGGCATGGTGCTCCTGAGACTCCAGTGGTGGTAGTGAGAGTAAAGAGGCCAAATTGGCTGCTGGGATGGGGTCCCTTTTCCTCCCTCTAGGGAACCATCCCTTGGCCTTGCTGTGCCTCATGCATGGTCCTGTGTTGACTATCTCTTTTTGGAGCAGGCCTAATTGCAGGATGTTCTGTATCATTAGTTCTGCCACAAAACGCCAAGCTTTAGCCACTATTTGCTGAGTTCGTCTTCATATTCCTCTGTTGAGCCCATTAATGAAAAGAAAACTCCCAAGAATTCCTGCCATAAATGAGGCAAACAGCACAACTTATCATTTAAAGGGATGTCAGATTTTGCAGATACAGATGACATTGACAGAAAAGATAAAGTCATGGGTAGAAACTTTGTTGTGGCCTACATTATCTTTGACAGGTTAACTTTTTTTTAGGCAAGAGAAGATATTAGAGAAGAGACAAAAACAGGAAATACCTCAGACAGCTTCGCTACCCAActgttagttagctaacgttacagttAGCAATGAGGGCtcgaatgcaaaaaaaaaaatcactgcgTGTAAAAGTTGATCTTATGGGAGCTAGCTCGGTAGCTTGCATGAATATATAACTGTCCATTTAGATGGGAAAATGGCTAACTAGCTTTATTAACTATCTAACTTAGCTGTTTGAATGTTAAATGATGAGACAGAGGCATTGATGCGAGTAACCAGTCTTGTTCAGTATATAGCAATACATCCGGGTATTTCAAGCACACCGGtaaaaacactggagttgcagtaattaacatttaccaacagatggcaTCACTGTGCCATCTTACACCCATAACATCTTCCCTTTTATAAAATAGGACAGGAGCTGTCAATTCACTAACAAAACAAACCTAGTAATAATTTCCAACATGAacagtttagtttttttttttcaggTAACAACTTAACACATTTTGATACGCTCTTCACTTTTATCTCTGTCTGTCAACAATCCCTAATGGGAAACCTACAGATTAAGTATTTTTGGTGGCTGGGACAGACGCCCACAGCGTGAAAAGACTTGTCTGCGAGGACTGCGGGTTCCCGCACAGGCGTGTCACCTGACTGTCTAAGGGGAGTATTGATGGGCGAGGGAGCGGCCGACCTGTGATCCCCTGGCTCTTCGCCCAGTGCCTCAGGCCCCATGTGACTTGCTGGGGTTCTGTCTTTTGTCATGCGACCCCTTTGACCATCAGGGTTCTGAGTAGGTGCTGGCTCAGCAATccgaaggtcaaccctgttacgaagGTACAGTGATCCATTCACCTCGACCAAGTAGGAGCGTGGTGCCACTTTCTGTACACAGGATCCGAGTCTCCAGAGGCCAGTCCGGTCCCCTGGTAGTGTCTTCATCCGCACCGTTTCACCCACCCTGAGCTCAGGTAAGTCTTTTGCTGATTTGTCATAGATGAACTTGGAGACCTGTCTTCTGTGACGTAGCTTCACCAGCACGTCTGTCACCACACATGGCTCCAGGAGAGTGCTGGCTACTGGCAGAGCTGCTTTTAAGCGCCGTGCCATGAGGCGCTGGGCCGGGCTGCTATCCATGCCTTCTGTCAGAGTATTGCGCCACTGCAGGATTGCTTTCCAGGCATCTTTGCCCTCTCGCAGAGCTTTTTTGCAGAGGTTCTTTGCGATTTTGACTGCGGACTCCGCCTTCCCATTAGCTTTTGGGTGTCGTGGTGATGAAGTGAAGTGCTCGAATTCCCAATCTGCAGCAAATTTTCGGAACTCAACTCCGGAGAATTGGGGTCCATTGTCTGAAATTACCCTATCTGGCTGGCCATAGCGGGCAAACTGAGCCTTGCAGCGTTTGATTGTTGTCTCTGCTGAGAGGTCGGGGAGGAGGTCAATCTCCCAGAAGTCTGAGTAATGATCGACTACCAGCAGAAAGTCTTCGCCACTGTGCTGGAAGAGATCTAGACTTACTATCTGCCAGGGGCGCATCGGTAGCTCGTGGGACATCAtcgtctctctctgttgctcaatGGCATATTCATTGCAGATTGTGCATTTACTGACATAGTCTTTGATTTGACTCTGCATTCCTGGCCAATACAGTGTGTCACGTGCTTGTCTGTAACAGGCCTCATTTGTTATGTGACGAGTGCACGCGCGCCAACATCTCAGGGCGCAGAGACCGGGGAATAACGACTCTCTGACCCTTGAATATTACTCAGTTTTGAACACTGAGCTCCTCTTTGACTGGCCAATAATCTCTGACGGCTAAAGCAGTTTCTTCCTTGCAGTCGGGCCAGCCCATCAGAATCACAGACCTCAATGCCTGGAGTTGCTCgtccctgtctgtgtgctgtctgaTTTGTATAAGGCGCTGGTCCGTGACATTGAGGTAGTCAGCCTGGttgatgtgttcaacatccacttgcTCTGTTTGTAAGCTGCACACTGTGTGTCGTTCATGCATGGAGCGTGTGTGAGTGCCTGATGCAGTAGCCCTGCTGAGCGTGTCACTCACATACATCTCTGGCCCTGGCTTGTACACCACCTTGAGGTTGTAGTTTTGTAGGGCCAGTAGCATGCTCTGCAGTCATTTCGGGGCATTCAGGAGAGGCTTGCTGAATATAGCAATAAGGGGCTTGTGATCTGTCTCTGCGGTAATATTGTTGCGCCCGTACAGGTAGTGGTGGAAGCGTTGGCATGCAAACAATGCTGAGGCACTCCTTCTCTATCTGGGCATAGTTCTGCTCTGTTGGGGTGAGTGCCCTAGAGGCGAATGCCACAGGCTGGCCCTCCTGCATGAGGCAACAGCCAAGTCCATACTGGCTTGAGTCACTCTGAATCGTGACAGGTTTTGACACATCGTAGTATCGCAGTACAGGTGTCTGGGTGACCAGttgttttatttccctcaccgctGCGTCATGTTTTGGGAGCCAATGCCAGATGGTGTCCTTGTCCATGAGCCTCCTTAGTGGCTCACACACTTCAGAGAGCCGCGGTAGGAACTTGGCCAGGTAGGTGACGAATCCAACGAAACGCTGCACTGCCTTCACGTCAGATGGGTGGGGCATTTCCAAGACAGCCTTCACTTTTTCAGGATCCGCCTTCAATCCAGTGAAGGACAAGATGTGCCCATGAAAGCGGACCTCTGGCACTTTAAACTGGTGCGTTGAAGACATCATGGTACTTGCTTAGGAGTGTCTCCTTGTTCAGGGGCCCAGCCTGGACATCGTCTATAATGTTAAGATCAGCTGGGATGGTGAAGTTAATAAGTCCAAGGCGCTCGCATGTAGAACCTGACAGTAATGGCTGTTGACTAGCCTCAACTATTTCAAACTCAAGGGTGTGTTTCTGGCCACGTAAAACACACTCTGTCACAAACAGGCCTAAAGAGGTCATGAACTGTCCTGAATACAGTTTCAGCTTGGTGCTACTCTGTGAGTTTTCTCTGGGCGCGAGCCTCCTTTTGTCTTTAAGGCTCATAATGTTACATGTGCCCCCTGAATCTAGCTGGCATTGCTGTGGTTTATTATTAAGTAGCAGACTGACAAACCACTTTTGTCCTTTTGCCCTCACTGCCCCTATGCACTCGCTAGCATATACATCCTCTGTGCTGTTGTTCCCTTCATCTGTGTTTGTTTCAATGGAGTGCACTTCACCCTCCTTTCTCTTGCTTTTCATGCAGACCCTTGCGAAGTGATTAGCTGTACCACAGGATTTGCATATTTTCCCATAGGCTGGGCAGTGTTATTTTCCTCATCCATGAGAAATGCCACAATATCGGCACGTATTGGGGTTGTCTGCTGCAGAGTTGGCTGTAGTATTAGCATTAGCTGTGGCAAAGGGGAATTTCATATGTTGTCTGTCTTTCTAGTTCCATGGACCTTATCCGTATATCTGTAAGCTCTGCTGCACGGCATGTCTCCACTGCCAAGACCAGCGTCAGGTCACGTTCTCTCAGCAAACGTCTGCGGGGGCCCTCATCAGTTATGCCAAGCACTATCTTATCTCTGATCAGTTCATCTCTTAAAGCACCATAGTCACATGTTGCTGCCTTTTCCCTTAGCCTAGTAACAAAGCTGTCAATTGACTCCCCGTCCTCCTGTTTGCAACAACCGAAAACATAACGCTCGTAGATAACGTTCTTTGCTGGCTTAAAGTAATGTTCAAGAGCATCAAGAATAGCTGTAGCGTTACCTTGCTGAGCTGCTGTTAGGTTCAGGTTGTGTTTGTATACGTGTCGGCATTCTGTTCCCATTATAGTCATCAAAGTGGCAGCCACTACCTCATCGTCCTTTTCCTGAAGTCCCGTTGTAGTGCATAGTCCTCCCATTCACCTCTAAACGTATCCCAGTTTGTGCTCCAGTCTCCGCTAAGCTTAATAACGGCGGGAGGGGGAATGTTCGCTGCCATGTCTAACCGGTGCTAACAACACTGAAGCTAACTAGCGAACTCACTCTAGCTAAGGACAATTCCGGCGTCCGGCGAAGTTTTACTCAAATAAGCATTTTTAGGGGGTAAACCAGAACAGGTGACTTTCATTTGCGGAAAGCATGGTTAGTTATCCGACTCTGACACCATGTTTGAATGTTAAATGACGAGACAGGCATTGATGCGAGTAACCAGTCTTGTTCAGTATATTGCAATACATCCGGGTATTTCAAGCACACCGGtaaaaacactggagttgcagtaattaacatttaccaacagatggGATCACTGTGCCATCTTACACCCATAACATTAGCTACCTAACATTTCAAACTTGGTCCACCGCAAAATATTAGTAGGTCTCGTTCCCATAGTTACATGGGACGTTACGTCAATTTTTATGGCCCATGTTGTGGTATCTCGTATGTTCCACAAGGGGGCGCTAGTAGATGCTAAATAAGTAATTGGAGTGTGAAATATAGTTTTTGTCCATGCATGAATAAATGCTCATAATAGGATGTCAAGGTCCACGTCttagtttgagagagagagagaaatatttgTAATCCAAGTGTATCCAACTTTGCGCTGGATTTGGTAATTGTGCAAATGATAACTGATGTTGATCTCAGGACAAAAATGGCACACTCTTTTGTATAACATTCATAGCCTGTCACTCACTATAATAAGGAATTGacgtatatatttttgttaactTTAATTTACATAATTTAACATGGACTAACCCTATACCAGGATTTAAACTGCATTATTCACAACCAGAGTAGTATAACATATAGTTGACTCCCCCAGAATTGGTAAACAAGACACTAATTTCTTACTTTATGATCGGTATGAAGAAACTTGTCACATCACACATTTAGATTAAACTCATTACAGCCAGCAGCAGTCTGTATTGAAATTATGCAAATCCTGATCCAACCTGATTTACTTTATTCTCTCAGGTGAGAATAAATATTACTGCTCTTCTGCAAGTGATGAGGTGAGCTCTATTAGGAGTGTCTTATTTCCCAGACACCCTCAGGGTTAGTGCAAAGAATTtaaactgcgtgtgtgtgtgtgtgtgtgtgtgtgtgtgtgtgtgtgtgtgtgtgtgtgtgtgtgtgcacttatgTGTGTGTCAATTAATTTAGTCTTAAACCTGTCAAACAAGGCAGTTTCAATAACAAGATAGACATAACAAGATACACATTTACAGTAACTTTAATGATAATGCTCTGGATTTTACAACATTAGATAACCAAATTGAACAACATTTCAGAGTTTAGCATGACAAAACAGTAAAACAAACAGTTGCTACGCTCAACATCATTTCTAGTAGTTTTACAAAACATTTCTTTACAACATATTATGATTATTGAAAACACCAAAACATGACATACATAATAATacactaataaacaaaacaacattttctgAAAAATTCACAAAATAATGCATTTTAATATCCTGGCACCAGACCCATCTCAGTGTTCTCTGACATATAGTATAAGCCTGTGGTTGCCTACAGTCAAAAGCTTgctaatggagaaaaaaaaatgtctatctatgtaatgtatctgtatctacagttgaagtcggaagtttacacacacttaggttggagtcattaaatctcgtttttcaaccactccacagatttcttgttaacaaactatagttttggcaagtcagttaggacatctactttgtgcatgacacaatacatttttccaacaattgtttacagacaggttatttaacttataattcactgtattacaattccagtgggtcagaagtttacatacactaagttgactgtgcctttaaacagcttagaaaattccagaaaattatgtcatggcttcagaagcttctgataggttgatt
This genomic window contains:
- the ervk-19 gene encoding endogenous retrovirus group K member 19, envelope, with protein sequence MMSSTHQFKVPEVRFHGHILSFTGLKADPEKVKAVLEMPHPSDVKAVQRFVGFVTYLAKFLPRLSEVCEPLRRLMDKDTIWHWLPKHDAAVREIKQLVTQTPVLRYYDVSKPVTIQSDSSQYGLGCCLMQEGQPVAFASRALTPTEQNYAQIEKECLSIVCMPTLPPLPVRAQQYYRRDRSQAPYCYIQQASPECPEMTAEHATGPTKLQPQGGVQARARDVCE